In a genomic window of Streptomyces sp. BHT-5-2:
- a CDS encoding YbaK/EbsC family protein: protein MRAPASLDAYARLMALLDGAGAGYRLIDHAPEGRTELASALRGHPLRQAAKCLVIRVGMGKKRRRYVLAVVPGDRRVDLARVRDLYQAGDAAFAVRDVAERLTGSVSGSITPFTFAAAMDLLVDPDLLRHEEIFFNAARLDRSVALRTEDYLELAVPRIAAVAGPLPLATVGHPG from the coding sequence GTGAGGGCACCCGCGTCCCTGGACGCGTACGCCCGGCTGATGGCTCTGCTGGACGGTGCCGGCGCCGGCTACCGGCTCATCGACCACGCCCCCGAGGGACGCACCGAGCTCGCCTCCGCCCTGCGCGGCCACCCGCTCCGGCAGGCGGCGAAATGCCTGGTGATCCGGGTCGGGATGGGCAAGAAGCGCCGACGGTACGTCCTGGCCGTCGTCCCCGGCGACCGCCGGGTGGACCTGGCGCGGGTCCGGGACCTCTACCAGGCCGGCGACGCCGCGTTCGCGGTGCGCGACGTCGCCGAACGGCTCACCGGCAGCGTCAGCGGCTCGATCACGCCGTTCACCTTCGCCGCGGCCATGGACCTCCTGGTGGACCCCGACCTGTTGCGCCACGAGGAGATCTTCTTCAACGCGGCGCGGTTGGACCGCTCGGTGGCCCTCCGCACCGAGGACTACCTGGAACTGGCCGTTCCGCGGATAGCGGCGGTGGCCGGGCCCCTGCCCCTCGCCACCGTCGGCCACCCCGGCTGA